The following DNA comes from Nicotiana sylvestris chromosome 10, ASM39365v2, whole genome shotgun sequence.
cacgcgttcgcgattcaaCTCCTGCTATTACTACGCGTTCGAACTCCCCTTCCCGCAATCCCGTAGAACAAAATCCCCCTGCCTCATCcaagccttcgcgatcgcgagcctcctcacgcgatcgcgatgaagaaaagtctgcaacaaaaaccaacaaaaatccgatccttctccaagtccaaaaatggtccgttgagcatccgaaacacactcgaggcccctgggacctcaatcCAACattccaaccaatcctaaaacatcattcaaacttgttccaaccttcgaaacgctcaaaacaacatcaaaacaccaatttaacatcagattcaagcctaagaactctaaaaactctcaaattacgctttcgatcaaaaagtctatcaaacctcgtctgaatgacctgaaattttgcaagcacgtcacattcaacactacggagctactccaacttccagaattccattccgaccctgatatcaaaatcgcactgtcgaaccggaaacttcaaaaattcaactttcggcatttcaagtctaaataagctatggacctccaaaacacaatccgaatacgcCCCTGAGACTGAAATCACCAGCGAAGCTAACGGATccgacggaattccattccgaggccgtcttcgcACTGCTCCAACTACGATCCAAATTCTAAAgtttaagctctcttttagggactaagtgtcccaaaacactccgaaactcaaaaccaaacatcccggcaaattaaaatagtagaaacaaacacgggaaaagcaattaataggggatcggagcattaattcttaaaacgtcaagtcgggtcgttacaaccgGATCCGGGGGGCATGATCTCGATGGCTCTCGATGTATTGAAGATAAAGAGAAAATGTTTGTAGTGAATGACAGATGAATTGCTTGGAAAAAACTAACTTTTTTAGTTGTGTCTTGAGGCTGTTGAATCTCTTTTTAACTTTTTTCTTGAAATACAATCATAATTTATCGCTATACTGTTAGGTGGTAAAACAAATTATTACTGCCTGATCTCAATACAACTTATCAAAAGGttgttcttcatttgttgcaATTAATGATGAACTAGAAGTTGAAAGATGTCATGGTTTCAGAAATTTGAAATATAACATTTCACAAATGATCTCAAGCGTGGTCATAGACCTTATTACAAGCAGAATCCACACGACTCTTGTGGCTGGGAATTATTTAGACTATTTAATTTTACGAAGGTTACCACTAACACTTATAGTCTAGTGGTACTGACAGAATTTTCACGCAGTAGGTGCAGATTCAATTCTCACTATTCCCCTCCCCCTATGTAACAATAATGTTTTTtctttaaataaaaaaaacacaGTAGACATGTTTGCAAGCTCACAAGTATTTTCTTCCAGAAAATCAGTAGCTCATTGGGTGGTGGATTTTAAGGCATTTTGCCTATAGATTTTGAGCTTTGACAGCAGCATATCATAAGGGGGACAAATTTCTTTCACCGGTGGCAACTCGTTTAAACTTGTCACACAGGAACAAAGTAGTGGGGTGTTTTCTGGAACCAAAATCTTCACACCAAGGACGTCTTCATATGCTTTATGAGATCCAAATGTTGTAACCAGCAAGATTTGTAAGATCCCCAATTCATTTCCATGGATTACAGGAATTCCCTCTTCCACAATTCTTATTTTCTCCAACACTTCCTCTAGAGCCTTCTCTTGTTCTTCTCCAGTTGACTTCCACAACTTAGCCGTGCTGGGGATAAGATGCTGTATATATTAGAGCAAAGTTAGGATTAATTCAATCAAATTGAATGTTGTAGACATGGAAAAAAGTGAATAGAAATTCCGGTATCTGCAATAGAAATTCAATCAAATTGAATATTGTAGACACGACAATTCACACCCTTATGGAAGGGATTTTGTTAATCGTCAACCTACTGGAAGATTCTGCAATGGCAAATTAGCCACTGATACCACTGGTAAGTATATATTATTTAGTTACGGAGCAGAGGCAGATTAAAAATACTTATTAATTCATTGGCTTTTGCTCTTTCCCTTTTCCAATTGCTAAAGGAACAGGACTAACCTGATCTATGTAATTAGCCCAGAAACGAACTATGGCTTTTTCATAGGGATCTTGTGGCAATATTCTAGGTCCGGTCTTCCAGGTTTCATCGATGTATTCAAGAATGACAAGCGACTCTGAAACAGGTTTATCATCGTGAACAAGCACAGGGACCTTCTTGAGAACAGGATTGTACTTGAGGAGGTGGGGACtcttgttgctcaaatcttcttCAACATACTCATAAGCTATGCCTTTGATTTTGAGAGCCAGTTCTACTCTCTTAACAAAAACGCTACCCCATGTTCCGTGTAGAATTACTTTGTTTTCCTCAGCCATTTTTCTTGATATTGTTATTGATTCAGCTGTTAATATTCTGCTTCTACTTGGTCCTTTAAGTAGAGTCCCAACTCCCAAGTAAACCTTATGTTAAGACTTTTCTTGCATTGGCAGATATTGAACATTGGAGTTTTCACTCTCCACCCACCCCAATTTATGTGGAAGAATTTTTTTTAGAGTAATTTTATTATAtgccttttaaatattttaaattattaaatatatatatatatatatatatatatatatatatatatttatcttttttctccttttttgtcATTTTCCCCATATATATTCGTTTTTACGTGCTAATTAAAAAAATCGAAAAGTCACGTCTCATGAATAGTCTTGATTAATGACTACACTTACGCCTCTTCGTCTTCTTTCGTTCTTTAATATAATAAGTTACGTCTTTTtctttggaaaaaaaaaagtaacGCTATTTCGTCTTCTTTCatcctattttattttatttgaatgGAACTACAGAAGCAAATCTACTCCAATTCTTACCACCATTTTACTGCAGAAGGCCACAATATGACAGAGAGGGTTTGTGTTTTCCCAGTTCTCTTGGTTGTCAAGTAAAAAAGTATGATAAATCTTTAAAATTGTGGACTTTGTTTTAAGAGATCTTATAGTTAGATTTTTTAACGGTAAGTTTCTTGACCGCAATCAAAGCGCGATCACATTTTCTAACTGGTAGTCCAGCGAATTTGGAACTTTGTTGCTTTCGACAAGAAATTGCAGTTACATAACATTCTTATACTGAGTTTGGGTTGTTTATTTTCTCTTGCAGTTAATAGAAAAATTACGGTGAGTACAAAAGATTTCCCATTTTTCATCCATGCTAATTGTTTGTTTGGTCACAGATGTGTAGTATTGGAATTGACTAGAAAAAGTTAACAGTATCCCTCTTACACTTTGATGCTAAACTATCAACAAAAGATTTGCTTATATCAAGGAACTTCAATTTTGTCGCTCCAAATTCATGTCTAGGTAACTTTGCCCTTTTCCTTATTTTTCCTTTATGTGCTTGAAAATGCATCAACAATTAATGtcttttttatctttttaatTAACCTCTCTGTTCCTCTTCCAAGAGTTATGCCTTTTAATCTCCACAATAGGTTTACCTCTTTCAAAATTGTAGTGGCTTTAGTCATTTTAAGATTAGGATTATTCTTATAGTGTGTCTATTTTGCTTTTTGCTGTTGTTAATCAGAAAGCATGTTTCATTCGTTACTTTATACTTATTGCACTGTAACTTTTTGttatttaattttctttatttttgtttgagaTCCATGTGCTGATATTCAACATGTTCAATTGgaaaaaactaatttttttttacagGTTTAAAATCATTATTTTGATCATTAGTGAGACTGACTATTTCTGCAGTGTGCATTTATATTTTCCGTTTGTTTTGTTAATCAGCaggtaattttgattttttttccttaaatTTCTTTACTTTGTGCTTTTGGATAATTCTATTTGggttttattttctttaattgtgTATCGAGCTGATGCTCTCAAAGAGAGGCTCGAGGTTAGCAGATACGTGCTATGTTATTCCCCATTTTCTCCGTATTTTTTTTCTTACTGTTTAGTCAGTCTATGATATTTATTCTTATTAGCATGTTAGTTCTACTTTTTCTACatttatatagaaaaaaattcATTTCCTCGATAGAAAAGATTAAAATAAATATAGGATTAACGTCTACACCTTTATTTTACTTATCTAGGTCAACTTtccaattttcatttttatttcactAAATGTATAATTTTTTGTATATGCAAGACATTTTTTCGTGTGAacaagtatatatatatgtatgtatatatgtatatatgtatgtatgtatatatatatatatagagagagagagaatattCCATAATGTAGGAATTctatttatagtttttctttttttttttaaattaattgtaTTTTTAAAAGGTCGTCATCGCACCTCTTCGGAAGCATTATGCCTTTTCAGGTCCATAACTTCCACTTCGTTTGTTCATTCTATATTTCTAAATATGCATGGTTCTGCCTGTTTATATGTTTTAATTCCTTTATGGCTTGGGCATTAGATAGAAAATGTGGTTTATCAAAAATCGGTTATCATTTAGCATCACATCAGGGGTAAGAGTTTGGGACTCTTAGGTCTAGGGGTTTTATATAAAAGTCTGTTCCTTTTAATAATGTCACAATAAAATATTATATTAATTAGTGTCTTTTCATGTAGTTGTCCCGATAAATACGAATGTTGATTTGGGGGTTATGACGGTTCAATTTTCACTATTCGCCGTGAGTGGTTAATACTGTCCCAATCTCTTCACTCtctaactttttcttttcttctattcTCTCTAGCTAATACTTTGATGATTGTGAGATTGCTCTACCTCTCCCTTTTTCCGCCCATGGACAAATataattcttctttttctttcctttttctgttGAGGCGAGAAAAAAATAATGTCGAAGCATTTTCTATGCCCTAGCATGTTTTCTTTAGTGCTGAATATAGTATATTACAATTTTTGCAACTATGTTTTCGTCCTTTCTCTTTTTTCGGACTCTCTTTTTCAAGGTTTTTTCTAACACTTTCTTTTGAACTTTTTCCAATTTATATTATGGGTGATCAATGAAAAGTATAAATTATAAAAAGCAGAATATTTGGAAATTACCAGTGAATTGGGAAAAAAAAGATTGAAGGGGATATGTAGGTAGGCATGAAGCTAGAAGTATAGTTTATACGTAAATTTTATAGAGTAACGGTAGGAGGGAGGGAGTAAAAGGGATGAAATAAGCAGTAGGAGAGAGGAACAAGAAGAGAAGTAAAGGATTGTCTGTAATATGAGAtagtaaagaaagaaaagactgaaAATCAAATAAATTACATACAACAAAACAACAGAGTAAGTATTATTTTAGTGGGCAGAAGAGAGACCTGTGTTGCCACTTTTTTCCTTTgtatttagtttctttaatttttattctttcatgtttttttttaatttgaataatagaaaattttagaaaaaaaatattttatattatttaattaatgaaagaaATCAAATATTTATATTTAATATATGTTCGACTAAGAGATTGTGCATTAAAATCACATACACATtatatcaaaaaataaaaaacttaatatttttttccattttaaagaaaaaaatgtaAAAAGCGAAGAATATTTTTAACAATATTTAACATTGAGACTTCACATACACATTAATGCTTTTAgtttacaattgtgacttcatcaatatttgaaaaattaatatatatgaattttttttatctcatttgaattggaaaaatttattttaataaaaGGTTAATAAATTGAGTAATGCACCGCGCGAAGCGCAGGTTTATTTTTTAGTTAGTACTATAATTTATAGTACTTGTTACATaggaatttttttaaatttttatgtcCGTATTTATAATGTAAATTAAGAAGTTTGATTCTTAAAATTCGAATTTCGTCACGTAAATTTGGACACAAGTAGTATATTACAAAAGTAAAGTTTAGTAATCTTGAGGATTCAAAATGAAAAATTAGTAGGTGTCACATTATGTACGCCATTTCTTGGGGCTCAAGAGTCAAAATCCCTTTACTTTTTAATTCCTTGTGCGCCCACCAAAGCCATTACAGTCAAGAAAGTtacaataataatttaaaatgGAGTAGGTTCGGAATCAGCATCAACGGAAAAATAAATTGCTCCTACAAACTACTTATTTAGGCGTCGCTTTCTTGGAGATTAAATTAGGATTTAGTTGGTCTACAGCAGGAGAGAGAGGCACGTTAAAATTGTAGAACGAAGTacatcactactagaaatccgttAAATACCGACCAAAAAAACGTTAAAGTTGATCGGTTATGGTCAATTACTGACCAAAACGCGTCCATTTACGTGTGGAAGGTATTTTAACTGTTGGAAAAGcttaccgaccaaagttgatcggAAATTACCAACCAACGCTGGTCGATATGCTTTAAACGACCATCTGACACTGTAAATTATTTACCGACCAAAACTGGTCGGaaatatattttattaatttaattttatcgaccaaagttggtcggtgtattaaatttattaatttttataaccgaccaactttggtcggtacatgaaagtattttttaaataaattattaaaattaaacaaaaccgaccaactttggtcggtaatgtaAAAATATAtctttcttaaataattaaaattaaatattaCCGACCATCTTTGGTCGGTAAGCTCAACAGTGCAAGCaaaataccgaccaaagttggtcggtaatatTGAATTCTGGGAATTCTTTGTTcattaaccgaccaactttggttagTAATATGTAATTaaattttttgttattattatttaccgaccaaagttggtcgattttTCTGGGTTTAATTTTGGCATAAAATGTCTGTTTTGGTAGCTACACCACCTGTCAGCACACCAATACCCCCAATTCACCTCATAAAACCCCTTATTCACCCCAAATTCATCCACATATCCAACGACAATAACAACACAACAATAACCAAATATCCAACAACCAAACATCCAATAAATATTTTAAAACcaacaaattaaagttcaattgaacataacaatccaaaaccaagttaaaactaattacaacaagttcaaaattGGTCAAACTAATTCAAAACTGGTTCTACAAAGTATATAAAAGTATTGGTCAAGGGGTGTTTTGTACAacatcatcatcactgtctgatAAACTTTCATCTACAAGACGGTATAGAGAAGGTCTTGTGGAGGACGGGAAGAACGATCACAGGGAGGATGGGAGGAACGATCACAAGCAGGACGGGAGGAACGATCATGTGGAGGTTGACCCTCTggcgatgactcacgagaccggggCAACGAAAAAGCTCCAGCAGATAGGAGAGTTCTGATCTGAGCTTGCATGCCAAGGAATTGGACATCTCTAAgcctttctctttccttggccgcttctagctcggatgtgagctttgttaCTATCTCCTGCATAGCCATGAGGCTCTCCCTATTAAGTTACTCAGCTTGTGAGGAAGCTCCTACTCCTTGCATTCCTCAACTATAACAATAGAATGTTTTAGCAGGAagcccgtataccttcccccattttgtaCCGCCAACAGACTCCAACCATATTCTTTCAGCGTCCTCGTCCGAaggttgggttggcttgcctgattCACCAGATGAATGACTATGAATGAATTCCTCCACGTTACTTTGATAGCGACTCTGtattattttaaattaaattagtatttcaaaaatcttataaaagtaaattataacacttaaagaaaattgaaagCTTACATATGCAGTCGAGGTCCGGTCCTCGACCCACCTATCTTCATctacctctttcttcttctttacgatatgtgtctccttgaatagctcatcaTGGCTCATTGGACGCtccaacttcttttcctgaaaataaattaatttaattaataaacagaatagataaacttagaaaagtaaaataatttaagcaattaccaatcttctttttattgtccctaaGCTGATCGCACCTCCAATGTGCAAGGAGCCTCCTTTTTCGGATGcgcgagctttctttcctttttcgctcATCTCTAAGAAATCTGCGGTAAGCCATTGCTTTAAAAATCATCCCATAAATTCTGAAGTAATCAGTCAGGCCTCTTGTTCTTCTTTCTAGCATCCGAGAAACTATCCGCCAATCTCTTGCAAGCTTTATGATGAAAATTTGCAGTCACTTTCGCGCTATAGCGGtcttcccatacacacttgctcggtatttcaaaagttaaatattatatggaaatatcataaatataaattattaaactacttaaaagaacatttataccgtaagttgattgaaaatttgctccttcagcgAGAATGGGAAATAAGTCCAAGTTGCATAAGGGCTTTTTGATGGCATTGGTGCTTATCCCTCGTAGTCTTATTACCCGTCCTGAAACTGCAATTTAACAATAAAaacacattaatatcttagtaaaactGTTACAAAACAATAGAcgaaaaaataacaaataactcttacccatcaccatcagtgactatgatgatcctgccatattgatcataatgcacttcctcgtcatcatcatcatctgaaGCATGTGTATCAGAGGCATGTGTAGACAGTGTAGGGGGTCAGATCTATTGCCTCGCAGGCGAAGGCTTGAAATAGATGGAGTCGATAATGAAGATGGTTGTGATCCCTGTAATTGCGACAAAGCTGGATGTGACCCAAGTGGATGTGATATTCATGGTTGTGACCCGAGTGACTATGACATGGATGGATGCGATCCATGTGGCTATGATATATAGGGATGTGATGTAGATGGCTGTAATGCAGATGGTTGCGATCCATGTGGCTGTGAGGCAGTTGGACTGTATGTCGGACGTATAGTCCTATGGCCCTGTGATGGAAGACCTGGTGTCTGGATGAAGGTGTAAGGCTAGTGATGCTGTGGAAACTCAGTATAGTCGTGTGGTGGAGGATAAGACATAGGCATCTCCGAAGAGGGTGGAAAAGAGGGAGTATTATTATCTACCCTCCTCTTTCCCTTCCTAAccttttctcgaccccgagaactagtagggtcattgttaccttgacccttgccttccatctgcataatataatacatatttagattgaaacatataagaaACTAGCTATACAATGAGAGTGCTTTAAAAAACCAACTTTTTAATCCTTATCGACGTATTGTTCCTCGTCCGAGAATTCTTcgtcctcacttgtttgagcttTATCAGttgattcttcatcctcattttctatAATTGTTAATTCATTTATATTAAATTCTTCCAATATGcgttcaggatgttccaaatcattttctaactAATCGTCCgctatttggtgaacactggagatgtcattttgatatgcaacatcttacacattctcgacttctaccctacctacaggcttagtttttattacaaccCACCAAACGGACTTCCACcgcaatggataaggagcataatacacttgcctaacgttatgtgcaattatgaaaggatcatatCGATCATACTCCCTCGGTTAATTATGTTGTATTGGTGGTATACTTttgtacctcttgttggatttgggtcaaaccacttgcatctaaagagtatcaatttTTATATGGCCAACCTatatattctagttctattatttctttgaccACACCATAttaatcaatatctccaacttggttgccatcaccaccttgaacccacaccccgttgttgttgctatttttatttttaaagcaatcctctgtatgaaacttataaccattcactacgtacttagacattgttgtgacctgaagcctaggtccccaagatatatctttcaaaaattgatttacaccattatttggattATTTACCTTCATAGTGTTAAAAAAATTCAAAGTTAGCATAACTTACAAACTTTATTTAGCTACATAGTGTTATATCAGGATAAACTTACAAACTGTTTGAACCACGTATCAAATCTCCTATACACAacatcatggccaaattgacccacaaagtgactgtgacacatcaaatatttttagtagttacATCAATAtgtaatcacagtaaattttacatttttaaactaataaataaatacttacttgagaaatggtacaactTTTGGGACAATTTAGTAACACATGAAGTGTAGCTAACTtgtactccatatcactcaaacttctctttctaacatccCTAGAACATCAgcctggttgattgaatatggaaattggtggatataatggatcattcacaCATTCGACCGTGTGCCTATTCCTAGAACATGGCAtgttactctcaaaataataagaacaaaaatgtgcagtttcctttgcaagataggcttcgcatatagatccttcaatctTATTCCTCAGCTTAACAAATTATTTGCATTTGCCAGTTGTGCTACATAAAGTCATGTTAtccaagaacattcaaataaaatagaatattacatcaaacttataatattatctctcaaagggatacatccatGTCACAACCCAATGTTCCCTCCGTTTGGGTattgtgatgacacctagtcttagggactaggtaagtctaactcATACTAAAATACCACAATAATAAATGAAATTTAACAGTCTTGAAGCAGAAATCTCAAAAAaatttataattcccaaaacccggtagtacaagtcataagctctacagagttagctaccacttcttaaaataactgtttggaaaagagtg
Coding sequences within:
- the LOC104210130 gene encoding glutathione S-transferase U9-like produces the protein MAEENKVILHGTWGSVFVKRVELALKIKGIAYEYVEEDLSNKSPHLLKYNPVLKKVPVLVHDDKPVSESLVILEYIDETWKTGPRILPQDPYEKAIVRFWANYIDQHLIPSTAKLWKSTGEEQEKALEEVLEKIRIVEEGIPVIHGNELGILQILLVTTFGSHKAYEDVLGVKILVPENTPLLCSCVTSLNELPPVKEICPPYDMLLSKLKIYRQNALKSTTQ